A genomic segment from Fervidobacterium gondwanense DSM 13020 encodes:
- a CDS encoding biotin--[acetyl-CoA-carboxylase] ligase, translated as MIGEEIEVLYEIDSTNEFLKRNYKSFHDGAIVVAIKQTAGKGRMGRSWYSPEGGLWYSVLFKPKIHINLHVYTKIFSIAIVEVLRKLKIKAYIKWPNDIYYNGKKLCGILSEAVSVNDRVVAIIVGIGLNVNNDIPEELKNVAVSIKDILRKKVKITYLLDSINKHAWNILVNYRNETENITKLWKKYLVPREGDVLKVKVDDEIVEGKVLKISDDILYVDVGGKVIGVQSIHQLVE; from the coding sequence ATGATAGGCGAAGAGATAGAAGTTTTGTATGAAATCGATAGTACGAACGAATTTTTGAAGAGAAATTACAAATCCTTCCACGATGGTGCTATTGTAGTTGCGATTAAGCAGACTGCTGGTAAGGGGCGCATGGGGCGTTCTTGGTACTCACCTGAAGGTGGACTGTGGTACTCTGTGTTGTTTAAACCGAAGATACACATAAACCTTCACGTGTACACGAAGATATTCTCTATCGCTATTGTGGAAGTTTTGAGGAAGCTGAAGATTAAAGCTTACATTAAATGGCCAAACGATATATATTACAACGGAAAGAAACTTTGCGGAATACTTTCCGAAGCCGTTTCGGTAAACGATAGAGTTGTGGCGATAATCGTAGGCATAGGTTTGAATGTCAACAACGACATACCTGAGGAACTAAAGAACGTTGCTGTATCGATTAAGGACATTTTGCGAAAAAAAGTAAAGATTACATACCTTTTAGACTCAATCAATAAGCATGCTTGGAATATCTTGGTTAACTACAGGAATGAGACTGAAAACATTACTAAGTTGTGGAAAAAGTATCTTGTTCCAAGGGAAGGGGATGTTTTAAAAGTAAAAGTAGACGATGAAATTGTGGAGGGAAAAGTATTAAAGATATCTGACGACATACTTTACGTTGACGTAGGAGGTAAAGTGATCGGTGTTCAAAGCATTCATCAGCTTGTTGAATAG
- a CDS encoding D-alanyl-D-alanine carboxypeptidase/D-alanyl-D-alanine-endopeptidase gives MFKAFISLLNRNKRILFSVSIFVFFILSNRANGQDVYSIITSKMPQGGYAGAYFVDIDSGSMLVKYNEHNLFIPASLTKIFSTLVAWDVLGPEFRYTTTVYVPRGNISPTLRGNIIIKGNGDPSMSVEILKEHLYKFVQEGVKEITGNIVIDNSFFSNERWGVGWEWDYKNPSIDALVLKENTNSFSPYDANAVAINYGSQVLSILRNYGIRVNGSVMIGKLNSDYREFIVMKSVPLKNLISVANKFSSNSYAEQILRTVGLRVYGYANVYNSLKVMNDFYKRLFGEYYPLKLNDACGLSTYNLLTPYSVVQVLLYAYRNYGGLDGFISTLAISGKEGTMQGRLGDITLYAKTGTLQKVSNIAGVMITRTGRKVAFAIMVNNFITPTYVVMQYHDEIIRYVWNNY, from the coding sequence GTGTTCAAAGCATTCATCAGCTTGTTGAATAGGAATAAAAGAATACTTTTTTCGGTTTCCATTTTCGTATTTTTTATTCTTTCTAACCGTGCGAATGGACAGGATGTTTATTCAATAATCACATCTAAAATGCCCCAGGGTGGATACGCAGGGGCATATTTTGTGGATATTGATAGCGGTAGTATGCTTGTAAAGTACAACGAGCATAATCTGTTCATACCGGCGTCGCTAACTAAGATATTCTCGACACTCGTTGCTTGGGATGTGCTTGGACCGGAGTTCAGATATACGACAACCGTTTACGTGCCAAGAGGAAATATATCTCCCACATTAAGAGGAAATATTATCATAAAAGGCAACGGCGACCCGTCGATGAGCGTTGAGATCTTGAAAGAGCATCTCTACAAATTCGTTCAAGAAGGTGTCAAGGAGATAACCGGGAACATAGTTATCGATAATTCGTTTTTCTCAAACGAACGATGGGGAGTTGGATGGGAATGGGATTACAAGAATCCAAGCATCGATGCACTCGTTCTCAAAGAAAACACTAATTCTTTCTCACCATACGATGCCAACGCCGTAGCTATAAATTATGGTTCTCAGGTGCTTTCTATACTAAGAAATTATGGAATTCGTGTCAACGGCTCGGTAATGATTGGCAAACTGAACAGCGACTATCGGGAGTTTATTGTTATGAAATCGGTGCCGTTAAAAAACCTAATAAGCGTTGCGAATAAATTCAGCAGCAACTCTTACGCTGAACAGATTTTAAGAACAGTTGGTCTAAGGGTTTACGGGTATGCCAACGTATACAATTCTCTAAAAGTTATGAATGATTTTTACAAGAGGCTTTTTGGGGAGTACTACCCTTTAAAACTCAATGACGCTTGCGGTCTTTCGACGTATAACCTTTTGACCCCTTACTCCGTTGTGCAGGTGTTACTATACGCATACAGAAATTACGGTGGTCTTGACGGATTCATATCTACGCTCGCGATCTCTGGAAAAGAAGGAACTATGCAGGGCCGACTCGGTGATATAACCTTGTATGCAAAAACCGGTACACTTCAAAAAGTTTCAAACATCGCAGGAGTGATGATTACAAGAACAGGAAGAAAGGTAGCTTTTGCGATAATGGTTAACAACTTTATTACGCCAACTTACGTGGTTATGCAATACCACGACGAGATAATTAGGTACGTGTGGAATAACTACTAA
- the rny gene encoding ribonuclease Y — protein MDLIYIVIGLVIGIAAGYFFGSTIGRKKAEESIEKKLKAAKEDAETIVKNAEKEASEIKKKMIIEAREEAHQIREEIEKERKRREEEIKALEERILKREEMLSKREEMLDKRELFVDNMKIELETKAKELDEKEKEIEQRFIQLAGITHEQAREIVLQEAREKYEHEVAKIFVQIKSRYEDEAEKHAKKVIADAIQRYAPEYTGEVTISTVMLPNDDMKGRLIGREGRNIRTFEKITGVDLIIDDTPEVVTLSSFNPLRREIARRTIEKLVQDGRIHPARIEEMYEKAKVEVEKEIKEAGQEAIITVGVGGLHPEIVKLLGRLKFRTSYGQNVLYHSMEVAQIAGLLASELGLNVDKAKRGGLLHDIGKALDHEVEGSHTTIGAEILKRYGESDEIINMIMAHHGEEEPITPEAAIVTAADAISAARPGARREDVENYIKRLMKLEEIAKSYKYVENAYAIQAGREIRVIVQPDKTDDATIEKMAHDISVRIENELQYPGVLKVVVIREKRSVSYAK, from the coding sequence ATGGATTTGATATACATCGTTATAGGTTTAGTTATAGGCATTGCAGCAGGGTATTTCTTTGGTTCAACAATAGGTAGGAAAAAAGCGGAAGAAAGCATCGAGAAGAAATTGAAAGCCGCCAAAGAAGATGCTGAGACTATTGTAAAGAACGCTGAAAAAGAAGCTTCTGAGATTAAGAAGAAGATGATCATCGAGGCACGAGAAGAAGCACACCAGATACGCGAAGAGATAGAAAAAGAACGAAAGCGCAGAGAAGAAGAAATTAAGGCACTTGAGGAAAGAATTCTAAAGCGTGAAGAAATGCTCAGTAAGCGTGAAGAAATGCTCGACAAGCGCGAGTTATTTGTAGATAACATGAAGATTGAACTTGAAACTAAAGCTAAGGAACTTGATGAAAAAGAAAAAGAAATCGAGCAGAGATTTATACAACTTGCAGGTATTACTCACGAACAAGCAAGGGAAATTGTTCTCCAAGAAGCACGCGAAAAGTACGAACACGAAGTTGCAAAGATTTTTGTACAGATAAAGTCAAGATACGAAGATGAAGCTGAAAAACATGCAAAGAAAGTTATTGCAGATGCGATTCAAAGATATGCGCCCGAGTACACTGGCGAGGTCACGATCAGCACCGTTATGCTTCCTAACGATGATATGAAAGGTAGATTGATCGGTAGAGAAGGAAGGAACATAAGAACGTTTGAGAAAATCACTGGTGTTGATTTGATCATTGATGACACACCGGAAGTTGTTACTCTCAGCTCATTCAATCCACTTAGGAGAGAAATAGCGAGAAGAACCATAGAGAAATTAGTACAAGATGGTAGGATACATCCTGCGAGAATAGAAGAGATGTACGAAAAGGCAAAAGTGGAAGTAGAAAAAGAGATTAAAGAAGCAGGTCAAGAAGCGATAATAACTGTTGGTGTTGGTGGACTGCATCCGGAAATTGTTAAATTACTTGGTAGGTTGAAATTCAGGACAAGCTACGGTCAGAACGTCCTCTATCATTCTATGGAAGTTGCTCAGATCGCAGGACTGCTCGCTTCCGAGCTTGGTTTGAACGTTGACAAAGCAAAGCGCGGTGGTTTATTGCACGATATCGGTAAGGCGTTAGACCACGAAGTTGAGGGCTCGCACACGACAATAGGTGCAGAGATTTTAAAGAGATACGGCGAGTCTGATGAAATAATCAACATGATAATGGCACACCACGGAGAAGAAGAGCCTATTACACCGGAAGCAGCGATAGTCACTGCCGCTGATGCTATATCGGCAGCAAGACCTGGAGCGCGAAGAGAAGATGTTGAAAACTACATAAAGAGGCTCATGAAACTTGAAGAGATAGCGAAGAGCTACAAGTACGTTGAGAATGCGTATGCTATCCAAGCTGGTAGGGAGATCAGAGTAATCGTTCAGCCAGACAAAACAGACGATGCAACTATAGAAAAAATGGCGCACGATATATCTGTCAGGATAGAAAACGAGTTGCAGTACCCAGGTGTTTTGAAAGTCGTAGTTATAAGAGAAAAGAGATCAGTCTCTTACGCAAAATAA
- a CDS encoding YbgA family protein, whose amino-acid sequence MNMPKPKIVVSRCFFEHTRYDGGIISSEIVKKLEKYCEFVRVCPEVEIGLPIPREPIDVFLINNELKLLNKARTVDLTNKMYNFADGFLENVKGIIDGMILKSKSPSCGLNDAKLYGENGRVVSKTAGLFAKTMVEKLPEIAIESEMRLTNDKIRFEFFTFIFKHVEFRSIKSKNELIEFHSKNKYLFLAKNEKIMRDMGRLVAQKGFNNETLKEYHSMLVKLLKTPIKRSKIINMLLHVYGHFKDIINLEEKAYFMDLIEDYKNGIVNLQSVLSVLKSWAIRHSESYIKNQSLFEPYPRELDAIDLRADIKNEERLEEKN is encoded by the coding sequence ATGAATATGCCAAAACCTAAGATAGTTGTAAGCCGCTGCTTTTTCGAACACACAAGGTATGACGGAGGGATTATTTCAAGCGAAATTGTGAAAAAGTTGGAAAAGTACTGCGAATTCGTAAGGGTTTGTCCAGAGGTTGAAATTGGTCTGCCAATTCCAAGAGAGCCGATAGACGTATTTTTAATCAACAACGAACTGAAGCTTTTGAACAAAGCCCGTACGGTTGACTTGACAAACAAAATGTACAACTTTGCGGATGGATTTTTGGAAAACGTAAAAGGCATCATAGACGGCATGATACTAAAGTCGAAGTCTCCATCGTGTGGTTTAAACGATGCAAAGCTGTACGGTGAAAATGGGCGTGTTGTTTCAAAGACCGCAGGTCTTTTTGCAAAGACGATGGTTGAAAAATTACCAGAAATAGCCATAGAGAGCGAAATGCGACTTACAAATGACAAAATAAGGTTCGAATTCTTCACTTTCATTTTCAAACACGTAGAGTTCAGAAGCATAAAATCGAAGAATGAACTCATTGAATTCCACTCAAAGAACAAGTATCTGTTCCTTGCAAAGAACGAGAAGATTATGAGAGACATGGGAAGACTCGTTGCACAGAAAGGCTTTAATAACGAAACGCTCAAAGAATACCACAGCATGTTAGTTAAATTACTTAAAACTCCAATTAAGAGAAGTAAAATCATCAACATGCTGTTGCATGTGTACGGGCATTTTAAGGACATTATAAACCTCGAGGAAAAGGCGTATTTCATGGATTTAATCGAAGATTATAAGAACGGGATTGTAAATCTGCAATCGGTTCTCAGCGTATTAAAATCTTGGGCAATCAGGCATTCGGAATCATATATTAAGAATCAATCCCTATTCGAGCCTTATCCGAGAGAACTCGATGCGATAGATTTAAGAGCCGATATAAAGAACGAAGAAAGACTGGAAGAAAAGAATTAG
- a CDS encoding HTH domain-containing protein, whose amino-acid sequence MDKKELVFKVLLESDKPLRPGDIAEKASLSKEEVDKAIKELKNEGKIESPKRCFYQAKK is encoded by the coding sequence ATGGACAAGAAAGAACTTGTATTCAAAGTGTTACTCGAATCAGACAAACCGCTGAGGCCGGGAGATATCGCCGAGAAGGCAAGCCTTTCAAAAGAAGAGGTTGATAAAGCCATTAAAGAGCTGAAAAACGAGGGCAAGATCGAATCTCCAAAAAGGTGTTTTTATCAAGCAAAGAAATAA
- a CDS encoding L-lactate MFS transporter, translating to MKSRWIYVVFGIVIFICLGTVYSWSIFRKPLENMMGLSSVESSLPFMFFLTFYSLLMPVGGKLVAKHSPRNVLIFGGILVGLGWILASFSEGLWQLVLTYGVVAGSGVGIAYRIPISVVSKWFNEKKGLALGVLIAGFGLSPFVTAPLAKKLITSYGVFPAFRILGMAFLLLITLLSIPFKFPKDSGFESDSNDGSTSPRQMLKNKKFYALWFCFMASTFIGLMIIGITAPFGEEVIGIDEKTMPILTAIFSAFNGIGRPLFGLLSDIILPQVTISVSYVLVILSSLLLAYTHSPISFVVSFSLFWLTFGGWLAMAPYLTSKFFGNKYQSQNYGIVFTAYGFGAIFGNLSAGIIKDLFGSYKYVVYPIALLAIIAVVVANVYLRVNENVR from the coding sequence ATGAAATCAAGATGGATTTACGTCGTCTTTGGGATAGTCATATTTATCTGTCTTGGAACTGTGTACTCGTGGAGCATATTCAGAAAACCGCTTGAGAACATGATGGGTCTTTCTTCGGTTGAAAGTAGCTTGCCATTCATGTTCTTTTTGACATTTTACTCTTTGTTGATGCCTGTTGGTGGCAAGTTAGTAGCTAAGCACAGCCCGAGAAACGTCCTAATTTTCGGCGGTATATTAGTTGGACTTGGATGGATACTTGCATCGTTTTCGGAGGGTTTATGGCAACTCGTACTAACCTACGGTGTTGTTGCCGGCAGTGGTGTTGGGATCGCTTATAGGATACCAATAAGTGTTGTTTCAAAGTGGTTCAACGAGAAAAAAGGACTAGCTTTGGGAGTTCTCATCGCTGGATTTGGGCTTTCACCGTTTGTCACAGCGCCATTGGCTAAAAAGTTGATTACTTCCTACGGAGTCTTTCCTGCATTTAGGATTTTGGGAATGGCTTTTCTGCTCTTGATCACGCTGCTGTCTATACCATTCAAATTTCCGAAAGATTCTGGTTTTGAATCAGATAGCAACGATGGTTCGACTTCTCCAAGACAGATGCTCAAAAATAAAAAATTCTATGCACTTTGGTTTTGCTTTATGGCAAGTACGTTTATCGGATTGATGATCATCGGAATCACCGCACCTTTCGGAGAAGAGGTTATAGGGATTGACGAAAAGACGATGCCCATTTTAACCGCTATCTTTTCGGCATTTAACGGAATAGGCAGGCCGCTTTTTGGCTTGTTGTCAGACATTATCTTACCACAAGTAACGATTTCGGTATCCTATGTCTTGGTTATTTTATCATCTTTGTTGTTGGCGTATACTCATTCTCCAATCTCTTTCGTAGTTTCATTCTCACTCTTCTGGTTAACATTCGGTGGATGGCTCGCAATGGCGCCGTATCTAACTTCGAAGTTCTTTGGGAATAAATATCAAAGTCAAAACTATGGAATTGTATTTACCGCATACGGTTTTGGCGCAATTTTTGGAAATCTATCAGCTGGCATAATCAAAGACTTATTTGGAAGCTACAAGTATGTCGTATATCCGATAGCTCTTCTTGCCATTATCGCTGTTGTTGTTGCAAACGTTTATTTGAGGGTAAACGAAAACGTTAGGTAA
- a CDS encoding regulatory protein RecX, with protein sequence MKKKYRSNKYYNDQSDNFSHKFEKDVRKEKGKKSPIDVALRFIKFRARSQWEVENRLKRDGFDEGTIQETIQKLKERGFIDDEKFAYLYAYDSLVIHYKGPYRIRYELRQLHVDEYIIEDAIKKVLEEVDVNEIIEKITQNLDEQKKREKLYRQGFGGDWK encoded by the coding sequence ATGAAGAAAAAGTATCGAAGTAACAAATATTACAATGACCAGAGCGATAATTTCTCGCACAAGTTCGAAAAAGACGTTCGTAAAGAAAAGGGAAAAAAATCCCCCATTGATGTTGCACTGAGATTTATAAAATTCAGGGCACGTTCTCAATGGGAAGTTGAAAATAGGCTAAAACGTGACGGATTTGACGAAGGGACAATTCAAGAAACTATCCAAAAGCTCAAAGAACGAGGGTTTATAGACGATGAAAAGTTTGCATATCTGTATGCGTACGATTCCCTTGTGATACACTACAAAGGACCGTACAGAATTCGATACGAACTTCGACAGCTGCACGTTGATGAGTACATAATCGAAGATGCAATCAAAAAAGTACTCGAAGAAGTTGATGTTAACGAAATTATTGAGAAAATAACGCAGAATTTGGATGAACAGAAGAAAAGAGAAAAACTATACAGGCAAGGTTTCGGAGGTGATTGGAAATGA
- the murJ gene encoding murein biosynthesis integral membrane protein MurJ — MSVIISSLAFAVATFLSRILGLVRDMLMASKFGTSWQADAYFVAILFPFFLRRVFGEGAMTSAFVPLYAEAEEKDEFLSSVLTSFTLVLLVIVALVMIFPDIVVYLFSSGAAEQTKELIRLLTRITAPSILFIFWWAITYSIENTRGKFFYPALTPIIPNIVIILFMLIPGIGIFGPTWGFLIGEAAAFLALAYPLRRHRLKLSFKYTKTFLKLFWPSFLAMSISQINSIVDTNVVSYYSKGYGGGVSYLQYASRFYMLPYGLFGVAVATVILSTISNDRTNYSKHLKSGLTSTLFFTVPATVGLIVLDEPILRLFYEYGQFTANDTRITAQVLNAYVVGLPFYGMYSTMARARHAMKDMKTPLKATTIVAISNVVMDLLVGLKYGPVGVALATSVAGIIGFLYLLSKEQDKRLFEKDDLYILLSAVLMGILTYYFISISTRRIWVIPATVFGALVYLLLSAVFLRGRVKEFLKRRR; from the coding sequence GTGAGTGTAATAATAAGTAGCTTAGCATTTGCTGTAGCAACGTTTCTTTCCAGAATACTCGGCCTTGTTCGAGACATGCTCATGGCTTCGAAGTTCGGAACTTCGTGGCAAGCTGATGCTTATTTTGTCGCCATACTCTTTCCGTTTTTTCTGCGCAGGGTCTTTGGTGAAGGTGCGATGACGTCAGCTTTTGTACCACTCTATGCCGAAGCAGAAGAGAAAGATGAATTCTTGTCTTCCGTTTTGACAAGTTTCACACTCGTTCTTTTGGTAATTGTTGCATTAGTAATGATATTTCCTGATATAGTTGTTTACCTTTTCAGTTCCGGAGCAGCTGAACAGACAAAAGAACTGATAAGACTCTTGACAAGAATCACAGCACCATCGATACTCTTCATTTTTTGGTGGGCGATAACATATTCGATAGAAAACACGCGAGGAAAGTTTTTTTATCCGGCACTTACACCTATAATTCCGAACATCGTGATCATACTCTTTATGCTCATCCCGGGTATTGGCATCTTTGGTCCTACCTGGGGTTTTTTAATAGGCGAAGCAGCTGCGTTTTTGGCTCTTGCATATCCTTTGAGAAGGCACAGGCTCAAATTGAGCTTTAAATACACGAAGACCTTTTTAAAATTGTTCTGGCCCAGCTTTTTAGCGATGTCCATTTCGCAAATTAACAGCATTGTGGATACTAACGTCGTCTCGTACTACAGCAAAGGTTATGGCGGTGGCGTGTCGTATTTACAATACGCTTCGAGGTTTTACATGCTCCCTTATGGTTTGTTTGGTGTAGCTGTGGCAACTGTTATCCTCTCGACTATAAGCAACGACAGGACTAACTACAGCAAACATCTGAAGAGCGGGTTAACATCAACACTTTTCTTCACCGTACCTGCAACCGTTGGTTTAATAGTCCTTGACGAGCCTATTCTGAGGCTATTTTACGAATACGGTCAGTTCACGGCAAACGATACGAGAATTACTGCGCAAGTTCTGAATGCATACGTCGTTGGACTGCCTTTTTATGGCATGTATTCAACGATGGCACGTGCAAGACATGCGATGAAGGATATGAAAACACCTCTCAAAGCTACTACAATCGTAGCGATTTCTAATGTAGTTATGGACTTGTTAGTTGGTTTGAAGTACGGACCTGTAGGCGTCGCGCTTGCCACGAGCGTTGCGGGAATTATCGGATTTCTGTACTTACTTTCAAAAGAGCAAGACAAAAGGCTTTTTGAGAAAGACGACTTGTATATTCTTCTTTCAGCTGTTTTGATGGGAATTCTGACTTACTACTTCATCAGTATATCAACCCGTCGCATTTGGGTTATACCGGCAACCGTATTTGGAGCGCTCGTGTATTTACTTCTCTCAGCTGTTTTCCTGAGAGGTAGAGTGAAGGAATTCTTAAAGAGGAGAAGATAA